In the genome of Raphanus sativus cultivar WK10039 chromosome 4, ASM80110v3, whole genome shotgun sequence, one region contains:
- the LOC108828981 gene encoding uncharacterized protein LOC108828981 produces the protein MSQEPLNIDESLEVDDKAPLWIYVKKIEKLPGGGSWKFECKFCRNSYVGSHSRVLTHLLKEGKGIKGCLKVTPQQRVNLKKLVDDCKERIERAATKPVPLPSSSRNMSSSSLDYDMSYKVPNATESDPKKRKGPLEKAFNNEAREQCDGEVSRMFYTGGLSFNLARNPHYRNSYVRASQIPGYVPPGYNALRTTLLQKERKNIEMHLQPLKNTWKQKGVSICSDGWSDPQRRPIFNLIAANESGPLMLRAINTHGEIKTGEMIAELIIGGIKEAGHENVVQVVTDNASNCVKAGALISAKFPTIFWTLCVVHTLNLALKNICSPLLSTRNNEEVYDACYWIKSLSEDVNWIKNYIMNHAMRLVMFTEHCDLKLLTIASTRFASTVVMLKRFKKIKTGLQQMVISPKWDDYKEDGVERASAVKKKILDEMFWEELEYALSFTLPIYSVIRAADTDKPSLHLVFEWWENMIQNVKKAIFKKERKQLNEDSVFWNAVHSVLTSRWSKSNTPLHCMAHSLNPKYYSSEWLAEEDSRKVPHQDLDVTRERKNCIMKYFPNQDERREVNVEYSNFSLCIEDFGSVDVIHDRFILEPLTWWAGYGSSAPKLQILAFKLLGQPSSSSCCERNWSTYKFIHSAIRNKIVPQRAEDLVFVHTNLRLLSRRSSAYKEGPSSMWDVGGDQFDSLDEINLGRLEFEDLSLDEPELEAVLFGGDAENEIDDELDI, from the exons ATGTCTCAAGAACCTTTAAATATTGATGAGTCCTTGGAAGTGGATGACAAAGCACCCTTGTGGATCTACGTGAAGAAAATTGAGAAGTTACCTGGAGGAGGATCATGGAAGTTTGAATGCAAATTCTGCAGAAATTCATACGTTGGTTCTCATAGTAGAGTTTTGACTCATCTTCTGAAAGAGGGAAAAGGAATCAAAGGATGCTTGAAAGTTACTCCTCAGCAAAGAGTTAACCTGAAAAAATTAGTTGATGATTGCAAGGAGAGGATAGAACGTGCAGCTACTAAACCAGTTCCACTTCCTTCATCATCAAGGAACATGTCTAGTTCTTCTCTTGATTATGATATGAGCTACAAAGTTCCTAATGCAACTGAGTCTGATCCAAAGAAGAGAAAGGGTCCTTTGGAAAAAGCATTTAATAATGAAGCTAGGGAGCAGTGCGATGGTGAAGTATCTAGGATGTTCTACACTGGTGGTTTGTCTTTTAACCTTGCAAGAAATCCTCATTACCGCAATTCATATGTGCGAGCTTCCCAAATTCCAGGATATGTTCCACCAGGGTATAATGCATTGAGAACTACACTTCTTCAGAAGGAAAGAAAGAATATTGAGATGCATTTACAACCTTTGAAGAACACTTGGAAACAAAAAGGAGTGAGTATATGCAGTGATGGTTGGTCAGATCCACAACGAAGACCAATATTTAACTTGATTGCTGCAAATGAGAGTGGTCCATTGATGTTAAGGGCGATCAATACTCATGGTGAGATAAAAACCGGTGAGATGATTGCAGAGCTGATCATAGGAGGCATAAAAGAGGCAGGGCATGAAAATGTGGTCCAGGTTGTCACTGACAATGCTTCAAATTGTGTAAAAGCCGGTGCACTTATTTCAGCAAAGTTTCCTACTATTTTCTGGACACTGTGTGTGGTTCATACTTTGAACCTTGCTCTGAAGAATATATGTTCACCACTACTGAGCACAAGAAATAATGAAGAGGTGTATGATGCTTGTTACTGGATAAAATCTCTCAGTGAAGATGTGAATTggatcaaaaattatattatgaatcATGCAATGAGGCTTGTAATGTTCACTGAGCATTGTGATCTTAAACTCCTCACAATTGCTTCTACAAG gTTTGCGTCCACCGTTGTGATGCTAAAgagattcaaaaaaataaagaccGGGTTACAGCAAATGGTGATCAGTCCTAAATGGGATGATTATAAAGAAGACGGTGTAGAGAGAGCATCTGCTGTGAAGAAAAAGATATTAGATGAGATGTTTTGGGAGGAGCTTGAATATGCTTTATCTTTCACTTTGCCCATCTATAGCGTAATTAGAGCTGCTGATACTGATAAACCTTCTCTTCATTTGGTTTTTGAATGGTGGGAAAATATGATTCAGAATGTCAAGAAAGCTATCTtcaaaaaagaaaggaaacaacTTAATGAAGATTCAGTCTTTTGGAATGCGGTGCATTCGGTTTTGACTTCTCGCTGGAGTAAGAGTAACACTCCTCTTCACTGTATGGCACATTCTCTTAACCCCAa ATATTATAGTTCGGAGTGGCTTGCAGAAGAAGACAGTAGAAAAGTTCCACATCAAGATTTGGATGTTACCAGAGAGAGAAAAAATTGTATCATGAAGTATTTTCCAAATCAAGATGAAAGGAGAGAGGTTAACGTTGAATACTCTAATTTCTCTTTATGCATAGAGGATTTTGGTAGTGTTGATGTGATCCATGATAGGTTTATCTTGGAACCTTTGACATGGTGGGCCGGCTATGGATCTTCGGCACCAAAACTCCAAATCTTAGCATTCAAGTTACTTGGACagccatcttcatcttcctgTTGCGAAAGGAATTGGAGTACATACAAGTTCATTCATTCTGCAATAAGAAACAAGATTGTTCCCCAAAGAGCTGAAGATTTGGTATTTGTGCACACTAACCTCCGCCTTCTATCAAGAAGGAGCTCTGCTTACAAGGAAGGTCCTAGCAGTATGTGGGATGTTGGAGGTGATCAATTTGATTCACTGGATGAGATTAATCTCGGAAGACTTGAGTTTGAGGATCTTTCTCTTGATGAACCAGAGTTGGAAGCTGTTTTGTTTGGTGGAGATGCTGAAAATGAGATCGACGATGAGCTTGATATTTGA